The genomic interval CCGTTGATGGAGAAATGGATATCAGAGGGATAGTCGTTGTTGTACGAGGGCGCCTCGGAGGCGAGTTCCGCAATAATCTGGATCTCCTCCACCGGCCTGTCCGTGCGAATGAAATTCGGGATCCAATACTCCAGATATCCTTTTGTGAGCCACACAATCTCGGCGTCGATGTGCTGCGGATCGGCGAAGTAGCGCGGATCGTCAAACGTGCCAATGATGGTCTCGGCCGTGGCCAGGCCGCAGGTGGGCCACACCTCAAACGAGACATAGTGGCCCACCCGGATGTCCACCTCGTACACGTCCTGGTCTTTCGTCTCCGGGGCTAGTTCCACGAGGATCTTCTGTTCGTTGACGTAGCAAAACTTCTGCAGGCCGTGGCGCGCCCCCGCGGTCTCGGTGACCACGAGTCCGCATTCCTCAAGCTTTCGCACGTGCTGCGTCACCGCGCCGTTCGTGATCCCAAGCCGCTTGGCGATCTCGTCCATGTTCAGCCGCCCGTGTTCGAGCAAGAGCTCGAGCAGCGCGACGCGGACCTCCGAACCCAGCGCCTTGAACAACGGCAAGCCCGACCTCAACTCCTTGATGTGAATCACCCTATCACCCACCCCGGCCATTATCTTCACATGAGTATAAAACAAACCGGAGCTCTCCGACAGCGGGCGACAGGGCGACACCTCAGAGCGCGTTCGTCTCGTTCAACAGTCGAAGCATGGTGTAGCGGTTCCTGAGCTTGTGCGCGCGCTTCAGGCTTGCGGTCACAAGGCTTCGCTCAATGCCGAGCTCGGACGGTTCCGCCGGCGCGCCGATGCGGCGCATGAGCGCCCGGACGTGATCGCCGGACGGGATCGACCCCAGAATCGCGCGCACCTCCTCCTCGCGCCCCGCAAGGGACGCCCACGGCGCCTGTCCCGCGCGCACGGCCTCCGCGACCGCGCTCTCCACATGCGCGTGATAGACGTCGGCGATCACGCCGCACGCCGCGGCCACCTTGAGGCCGTGGAGGATCTGGCGCCTGCCGGATCGCAGAAACTCCATCTCCCAATCGTGCGACAGATGGTGTTCTCCGCCGGACGCCGGATGGGACTGCCCGAAC from Alicyclobacillus acidocaldarius subsp. acidocaldarius DSM 446 carries:
- a CDS encoding ArsR/SmtB family transcription factor, producing the protein MIHIKELRSGLPLFKALGSEVRVALLELLLEHGRLNMDEIAKRLGITNGAVTQHVRKLEECGLVVTETAGARHGLQKFCYVNEQKILVELAPETKDQDVYEVDIRVGHYVSFEVWPTCGLATAETIIGTFDDPRYFADPQHIDAEIVWLTKGYLEYWIPNFIRTDRPVEEIQIIAELASEAPSYNNDYPSDIHFSINGVDIGYWTSPGDFGDERGRQNPSWWPPHLNQYGHLKLVRVNHEGTFIDGCKISDVTIEDLQPFQGHAIPLRFSVPENARHVGGMTIFGRRFGHYDQDIKVRVIYGRGARD